The Sandaracinus amylolyticus genomic interval GTCGAAGCAGCGGAGTCGCTGCTCGACGCGCTCGCGGGCCCGAGCGCCTCGCGCGCTCGGTCGTGTGAGGCTCAGGCCGTCTTCGCGTTCTTCGTGCGCTTCGCGGCGTGACGGCGGGCCGCCTCCGCGAGCTCGGGGTCGAGCTTCGCGAGCGCCTCGAGCGCGTCGTCGACCTCGCGCGCCTTTGCTGCTTCCCGCGACTCGGCCTCGATCTCCGTCGCGATCTGCTCCTGCCGCTCGGGCGCGAGGAGCCGGAACGCGACGAGCATCTCGCGCTCGTGATCCGACACGTGGAAGTACTCGCGCATCGGCGCGCGCTTCGGGCGAACGCTCACCGGCTTCTTCGCGCCGCGCTTGCTCGAGGCGGGATACGCGGACTGCCACGCGTCCGTGCTCTCGATCTCCGCTTCGCTCACCGCGGGCACGAAGCGCGCGTTGTGCCACTCCGCGTATCGCTTCGAGAGCGAGCGACCTCCGGCGATCCGCCCACCGCCCTTGCCACCGCTGCGCTGCCACGTCGCGATCGTCTCGGGCGTGATCGTCCCTTGCTGGAGCTCCGGCATCCGCGCGCTTCTACCGCCGCGCGCACGACGACGTCAACGCACGATCACCCCGGGTCCGTGGGCCCGGATCACGTTCTGGTACAGTACGCGTCGGACTCGACCGATGCAGGACCCGGAGCTGCTGCGGAGGCTGCTCCGCGCGAAGGATCGGATGGACGCCGCCTCGCACGAGGACTGGCCGGTCTCGCGCCTCGCGCGCGTGAGCGGCGTCTCCGAGGCCCACTTCGCGCGGTCGTTCAAGGAGGCGTTCGGCGTCCCGCCGCATCGCTACCTGCTCACGCTTCGCATCGAGCGCGCGAAGGCGCTCCTCCGCGACACCGACCTGCCGATCACCGAGATCGCGTTCCGGACGGGCTGGAAGAGCCTCGGCACCTTCGGCCGCACGTTCCGCGACGTCGCCGACGAGAGCCCCGGTGATTTCCGCGCCCGCGCGAAGGCCACACCGCACGATCTCGAGAGCGTGCCCGC includes:
- a CDS encoding helix-turn-helix domain-containing protein; the protein is MQDPELLRRLLRAKDRMDAASHEDWPVSRLARVSGVSEAHFARSFKEAFGVPPHRYLLTLRIERAKALLRDTDLPITEIAFRTGWKSLGTFGRTFRDVADESPGDFRARAKATPHDLESVPACFLHAAHRPDLTIAVSEKRRNEAGGTKDLDNTEVT